From one Oceanibaculum indicum P24 genomic stretch:
- a CDS encoding HK97-gp10 family putative phage morphogenesis protein, which translates to MARKSQILGAAALDKVLGQLPRRIEEQTVLKALRAGASPIVKDAKKRVPVRSGKLKKAITVRKGSRRRTAKGGGQLVIGFKPPVSRRAHLTEFGTSKQPAQAFMRPAIESQGQAAIDAIGKRLGGDIEKAAEALAGPYAKSGLGKSRRRRR; encoded by the coding sequence ATGGCGCGCAAGAGCCAGATCCTCGGTGCTGCCGCGCTGGACAAGGTGCTGGGCCAGCTGCCGCGCCGAATCGAAGAACAGACGGTGCTGAAGGCGCTGCGGGCTGGTGCCAGCCCCATCGTGAAGGATGCGAAGAAGCGCGTGCCGGTGCGCAGCGGCAAGCTGAAGAAGGCAATCACCGTGCGCAAGGGCAGCCGCAGGCGGACGGCCAAGGGCGGCGGACAGCTGGTAATCGGCTTCAAGCCGCCGGTCAGCCGCCGTGCGCATCTGACCGAGTTCGGTACGAGCAAGCAGCCGGCGCAGGCCTTCATGCGGCCTGCCATCGAATCGCAGGGGCAGGCGGCGATCGATGCCATCGGCAAACGGCTGGGCGGCGATATCGAAAAGGCGGCGGAAGCACTGGCCGGCCCCTATGCCAAGTCCGGCCTGGGCAAGAGCCGGCGGCGGAGGCGGTAG
- a CDS encoding phage tail fiber protein: MANFSTYTRQAIANWLRGNAAMPAQAQPYVSLWDGDPTDGGSDVTAMIRPAGRVAVTFGAPTDGAMANSTAVDFGEADGGASVSHYALHDAATDGNMLGSVALDSSKVVNAGDPVSFPIGDLTADVD; the protein is encoded by the coding sequence ATGGCGAATTTCTCGACCTATACCCGGCAGGCGATCGCCAACTGGCTGCGCGGCAACGCCGCCATGCCGGCGCAGGCGCAGCCCTATGTCAGCCTGTGGGATGGCGACCCGACCGATGGCGGCAGCGATGTGACGGCGATGATCCGCCCGGCTGGCCGCGTGGCTGTCACCTTCGGCGCGCCGACAGACGGCGCAATGGCGAACAGCACCGCCGTCGATTTCGGCGAGGCGGATGGCGGCGCCAGCGTATCGCATTACGCGCTGCATGACGCGGCGACGGACGGCAACATGCTGGGCAGCGTGGCGCTGGACTCCTCGAAGGTGGTGAATGCCGGCGACCCGGTCAGCTTCCCGATCGGCGACCTTACGGCGGACGTGGATTAG